The stretch of DNA AGGAAATTAATTATATGCCATAGCACAAATGCTAACTACTATATTCTAACACGTCGATGCTTGTAAAGCCATGAAGTAACGCATATTTCGTCACCAAGCACCAAACTAAATTCTTCTTTTCCATTTGCTCAATTTTTCACTCACAACAATAATATTGtaggggttaaatatgtttttgtcttttagtaaaaattaaagcTAGTACCTCTTGAAAACCTTGAACTAacttagtcattcatctttagaaataggTGGATCTAGTCTTTTAAACcaatttgttttaagtttatctaacgtttcaaacacgtttctaaatttatattaaagagaaaatatgtcaaacggtgtaaacaaactaaaatactagaatgagatgtgtttaaaatgtcaaataaacttaataaaatttggttaaaatgactaaattcacgcatttacagagttgaaggattaaattggttcaaaattttcaaaagggaactaatttcaatttccactaaaagttgaaagaccaaaaatatatttaacccctTTTTTAATCATGaattatgatattttgataattttttttctttttgaatcaCATCAAACATTTATTTCATCCATTAAGATACTATCAATCCCGTTACGTATgtataattaaaagtttattgACAAACCTttgttaagaaataatttttctttaattatcgCAAAACTCCAAAAGAATCATGCTATCATTAACATCATACCacttagaaagaaaaataaacctttAACTGCATTTAACTGCATTTAACTCATTTTGATATGAAATATGTACTTTATAGATCAGGTTCGGGTATGAAACAAAATGagtatatagattttttttgtctttgttctcatattaaattattaaaatatttgtaatttgtttagtaatttatcttaaaattcatataattatagCTTCttgatatttaagaaaatatatatgttcTTTTCGAAATCAGattagtattatattttttctttatatttaatacatatttcaaagaatatatattcatttttttacttgAAAAACGAAAACGAGTATGGTTAAAATCCTCACCACTGTTGCATGAAagaacaattatataaattaattgaaaacaGAAAGCTTATTCCAATACAAAGTTAATGAATCATGGCTTAACACAGAATAAGCATTAACATTagaatatttaacttttaaaattatcttgATTAAGTTCTTCTACcatgaatttattttaacttcaGTTGTcggaaaaaaagaataatatccctccacccaaacatttaaataatattattgtttgttCTTATTAATCCCATTTAACACCTGCTAAaccactttttatttatttaaagtaactATCTCTTGCAACATTTATTTATACATGAATATATTAGCACGTGATGccttttttttagattttcaaaAACTGAATTttgcatatttattttaaagcgaatattaatataaaaatagtgattcgatattttgaataaataaataggtaTATGAAGGTTGTGGTGAAATGAGAGACAAACAAGTTGTAATTTGATTTAGGAAggaataattaaaagaatattttttcatattttattattatcatttatacCTTCCTTCCTTTGCACATAAGTATCTcaaaggaataaaaaatatcCTAGCTAGTGTCTCATTTTTCCGTAATTAACGTATCCGTTTTGCattaattaattctaaattcaaattaaatattaaatattagattaaAGGACTTTAGGAAGCATATAAATAATCATGTTGTGTTGTTAGGTTGGTGCACAGTTTGAACAAACAATATTCTCAAGTTTGGTATGCCATTGGATTTGATTCCTTCAATTAGATGCACCTTTTCTCttataattcaacaaaaagTGTGGGTTATTTGGTGCTTATAAACAATGTTATTTCACCCATGTGAAAAATatgattcataaaaaatatattgacaCATGGAAAGTATAGACACATATGACACCAATCATATTTGCCATGAAAAAAAGGTTGTTgtgttctactttctcatttctaaccaATTGACACATGGAAAGTATAGACACATATGACACTAATTATATTTGTCATGAAAAAAGGTTGTTGTGTaatactttctcatttctagccaacgtgggacttagactcacatttggattcctaacaatctctcccttaagggtgagtcccttattggtacactccccctccagtgGACGGGTTGATAGTATCTGGAAAAATATTCCAACTTTCAAGTAAATGTTGGATTTCAGACAATCTAATAAATCAGAAGAGTCTAAATCACTTTGCCTATACATCATCTATTTATAATGTTCTCGACGAACTTTTACCAAACACAATCGTGTATGAGTCTTTATTTGACCAAGAATATGATTGGGACCCATTACCACGATCGAGAGAATTCACTTAGAAGTTAGCATTTGATTCATTTTATTTGGTTagccaaaacaaaaaaaagaataaaagttattctaaagttatattattgattaattatcattcttattatatattagtttaattaatatgtattattgttaatataatattttttatatattaatgtagtgaaatattcatatttaatttttttgtagaaaTTTCGTTAGGTGAACAGGTAGTATATTTCGAGTAGTTTTTGTATAGTAAAGAAAACTCGTAACAAAAGAAAGgctatttaataataatttaggataaataaaaaggttatatgttaacaaaaattaaatttaatttcaataagaaaatcaagattaaaatatattgacacacacacacacacacacacatatatatatatatatatatatatatatatatatatatatatatatatatatatatatatatactaagaGTAAGAGTAGAgttgatgataataatttttataattattattagttattttatatcaataaaattaattttttaactcaatccttattttattttttttgtaagtaatttaatattgattatttcatctaattatactataatttccattatttttttctaaataattaaacagGAAGTATACACAGAAGACCAAATTtggaaattttcaaatgttACCCACTGGGCACCACTTCAatcattctcttctttctcctttATACATATATCTTCTCTGGTAACCGAAGTGTTGCATTTATATAATcctttttattgataaaaaatatatattcacagCATGAGaaatcttatatatatacacattgaACAACAATATTAGTATTACACAATGACATATCTCGACAATAATTTTAgaaggaaaaaataatatattcaaaatgtattatattattattgataataacaaaaatgaatataaaatataatataaccgtaaaaaaatcagaaacaaaaacaaatttaaaaggagttcataaattatatattattcatgTAAAATAAAgctatttcattatttaatatctttatttttctaataaaattatttttaaatctaatttatcctataagatcaatttataaactgagatttatattcatttatataatataaatttgttttatttctattttattgtaGATCTCAGATGTAATTATTCCGTCACCTTGTCCTAACGTAGGTTTCTGAGATTTGTGGTTCTTTAATGGGACAAGTCACGCAATTAATTgcattaatatttgattttgttaataaatattgaaagtaACTTTGCCAAAAGCAAGGAAGATAAGGAAGAATCTCTATCATATACGGTTTACAAGAATTTTAATCTCTTCATATATGCTCTTTGTCGGAAAATACAAATAATCACACTGAACTCTTGCCAAAATAAGGAATTTGCtcattaaatattaagaaaaaaatcacaaattatcCATGGTGGTCAAATCTTAACAAAATACGCAAGTTATAATCTTAACAAAACTATGTTCATTGTCTTCAAGTTctcataacaaaagaaaatcaataatttcattAAGTTCTCATCCAACAAGCAAGAACATTGTTTTCTTCAAAGTTATCTAAAGAAACGAAACTGTTTAACGagtaaacaattttaaaatcacaAGTGTAGATaagagagaaggaaaaaaaaaaaaaaaacttccacACACATATATTACAAGACTTCATGCATATATAGTGTATCTGGCTCACTCAGTATTGGTTTCTTTATACCAAGAAACTGTGATCCATCCAAACAACTCAGTAACATGATTATTTGAGGAAGAAACTCTGATTTAGAAACTTGAAAAACAAAGTTATAGCTATAAATCATGAATCCATCTTCAACCTTAGTTGTGAAGACATGGATGTTATTTCACAAACTATATTTTGCAGAACACACATTAATATCACCACGCATacaattaagaatatatatatatggggtGGTTGGTTATTGGATGAAATAGATGACTTATTTTCCATAGCCGCGAGAGCGAAGATATTCGAGGAGAGAATCGATTTCATCGCCGCTGATATGACCGTCTTTGTTGACATCGACTCTATCAAAAGCACGGTCTGTTCTCCAAACAGGGAAGTAGGCACCTAAGTCTTTGAGGGCATGCTTGAGTTCATCCTTGTTGAAACGACCGTCATTGTTTGCGTCTGCTTCTTTTAACGAAtccattattttcttcattatgGCATTTTCACTCTCAGGGTAGGACTTTTGATCCGGCTTGGGTATTATACGAGGGATTCTCACAGGCATTTTGATTTCACTAAGTGTTTTTTTGAGCTTTTGAATGCTTATGCTCTCACCAAATGACATATAGAGAGTGTTTTTATACAGGCCGTTGTGGGTTTTGTCGAtaagaaagagagaaataaaattggtaaaaaaaataaaact from Vigna unguiculata cultivar IT97K-499-35 chromosome 8, ASM411807v1, whole genome shotgun sequence encodes:
- the LOC114193605 gene encoding calmodulin-like protein 5; this encodes MSFGESISIQKLKKTLSEIKMPVRIPRIIPKPDQKSYPESENAIMKKIMDSLKEADANNDGRFNKDELKHALKDLGAYFPVWRTDRAFDRVDVNKDGHISGDEIDSLLEYLRSRGYGK